In Phocoena sinus isolate mPhoSin1 chromosome 10, mPhoSin1.pri, whole genome shotgun sequence, a single genomic region encodes these proteins:
- the PRKAG1 gene encoding 5'-AMP-activated protein kinase subunit gamma-1 isoform X1, with product MEAVTSSDNYSALENEHPQETPESNNSVYTSFMKSHRCYDLIPTSSKLVVFDTSLQVKKAFFALVTNGVRAAPLWDSKKQSFVGMLTITDFINILHRYYKSALVQIYELEEHKIETWREVYLQDSFKPLVCISPNASLFDAVSSLIRNKIHRLPVIDPESGNTLYILTHKRILKFLKLFITEFPKPEFMSKSLEELQIGTYANIAMVRTTTPVYVALGIFVQHRVSALPVVDEKGRVVDIYSKFDVINLAAEKTYNNLDVSVTKALQHRSHHFEGVLKCYLHETLETIINRLVEAEVHRLVVVDENDVVKGIVSLSDILQALVLTGGEKP from the exons AGACTCCAGAATCCAACAATAGCGTGTATACTTCCTTCATGAAGTCTCATCGCTGCTATGACCTGATTCCCACAAGCTCAAAATTGGTTGTATTTGATACTTCCCTTCAG GTGAAGAAAGCTTTCTTTGCTTTGGTGACTAATGGTGTCCGAGCTGCCCCTTTGTGGGATAGTAAGAAGCAAAGCTTTGTGG GCATGCTGACCATCACTGATTTCATCAATATTCTGCACCGCTACTATAAATCAGCCCTG GTACAGATCTATGAGCTAGAAGAACACAAGATAGAAACTTGGAGAG AGGTGTACCTACAGGACTCCTTTAAACCACTTGTCTGCATTTCTCCTAATGCCAG CTTGTTTGATGCTGTCTCTTCATTAATTCGAAACAAGATCCACAGGCTGCCAGTTATTGACCCGGAATCAGGCAACACCTTGTACATCCTTACCCACAAGCGCATCCTCAAGTTCCTCAAGTTGTTT ATCACTGAGTTCCCCAAGCCAGAGTTCATGTCTAAGTCTCTGGAAGAGCTACAGATTGGCACCTATGCTAACATTGCTATGGTCCGCACTACTACCCCCGTCTACGTGGCTCTGGGCATCTTTGTACAGCACCGAGTCTCAGCCCTGCCAGTGGTGGATGAGAAAG GGCGTGTGGTGGACATCTACTCCAAGTTTGATGTTATC aatCTGGCAgcagaaaagacctacaacaacctAGATGTGTCAGTGACCAAAGCCCTGCAACATCGATCGCATCACTTTGAGGGTGTCCTCAAGTGCTACCTGCATGAGACTCTGGAAACCATCATCAACAGGCTGGTAGAAGCAGAG GTTCACCGACTTGTAGTGGTGGATGAGAATGATGTGGTCAAGGGAATTGTATCACTGTCTGACATCTTGCAGGCCCTGGTGCTCACAGGCGGAGAGAAGCCCTGA
- the PRKAG1 gene encoding 5'-AMP-activated protein kinase subunit gamma-1 isoform X2, giving the protein MKSHRCYDLIPTSSKLVVFDTSLQVKKAFFALVTNGVRAAPLWDSKKQSFVGMLTITDFINILHRYYKSALVQIYELEEHKIETWREVYLQDSFKPLVCISPNASLFDAVSSLIRNKIHRLPVIDPESGNTLYILTHKRILKFLKLFITEFPKPEFMSKSLEELQIGTYANIAMVRTTTPVYVALGIFVQHRVSALPVVDEKGRVVDIYSKFDVINLAAEKTYNNLDVSVTKALQHRSHHFEGVLKCYLHETLETIINRLVEAEVHRLVVVDENDVVKGIVSLSDILQALVLTGGEKP; this is encoded by the exons ATGAAGTCTCATCGCTGCTATGACCTGATTCCCACAAGCTCAAAATTGGTTGTATTTGATACTTCCCTTCAG GTGAAGAAAGCTTTCTTTGCTTTGGTGACTAATGGTGTCCGAGCTGCCCCTTTGTGGGATAGTAAGAAGCAAAGCTTTGTGG GCATGCTGACCATCACTGATTTCATCAATATTCTGCACCGCTACTATAAATCAGCCCTG GTACAGATCTATGAGCTAGAAGAACACAAGATAGAAACTTGGAGAG AGGTGTACCTACAGGACTCCTTTAAACCACTTGTCTGCATTTCTCCTAATGCCAG CTTGTTTGATGCTGTCTCTTCATTAATTCGAAACAAGATCCACAGGCTGCCAGTTATTGACCCGGAATCAGGCAACACCTTGTACATCCTTACCCACAAGCGCATCCTCAAGTTCCTCAAGTTGTTT ATCACTGAGTTCCCCAAGCCAGAGTTCATGTCTAAGTCTCTGGAAGAGCTACAGATTGGCACCTATGCTAACATTGCTATGGTCCGCACTACTACCCCCGTCTACGTGGCTCTGGGCATCTTTGTACAGCACCGAGTCTCAGCCCTGCCAGTGGTGGATGAGAAAG GGCGTGTGGTGGACATCTACTCCAAGTTTGATGTTATC aatCTGGCAgcagaaaagacctacaacaacctAGATGTGTCAGTGACCAAAGCCCTGCAACATCGATCGCATCACTTTGAGGGTGTCCTCAAGTGCTACCTGCATGAGACTCTGGAAACCATCATCAACAGGCTGGTAGAAGCAGAG GTTCACCGACTTGTAGTGGTGGATGAGAATGATGTGGTCAAGGGAATTGTATCACTGTCTGACATCTTGCAGGCCCTGGTGCTCACAGGCGGAGAGAAGCCCTGA
- the DDN gene encoding dendrin isoform X1 has protein sequence MTPQIHASGLGERACLRERASRVPKDKHLRMRVWAASMAKTDSCPAAPAALSTALRGRRAPPRQLMDFQASHWARGPQSRTCGPRLGSPEPPPRRPWASRVLQEATNWRAGPPAEARAREQEKRKAASQEREAKETERKRRKAGGGRRSPPGRPRPEPRNAPRVAQPAGLPAPSRPERLGSVGRPPRPSAQPQSNPGAAWAGPWGGRRPGPPSYEAHLLLRGAAGMAPRRRWDRPPPYVAPPSYEGPHRTLGTKRGPEPSQAPASSTSAPTRTEGGCTKKRLDPRIYRDVLGAWGLRQGRGLLGGSPGCGTARPRLESGKVAAERSLRLAAAGLKSGSDGHPHAKAAGNPGTETVPAGSAPATPSPPRPAPRSRPHPKGSGEGREGREQSWLPKCWMPSVKKQPPRHSQTLPRPWAPGGTGWRESLGHREEAGPETLEGWKATRRPHTLPRSSRGPARGEGVFVIDATCVVIRSQYVPTPRTQHVQLLPAGVPRLVGNAPTQLKPDKEEGEGAAVPPSPCRKLLLSSRPSQQPGGGRGLEAEGGKSADSSLEERASRILGLPVGEVNLQDPPTQPGSPEHSALGPAASGGARRAEGSEEVAAVPRRAGRGWARTPGPYAGALREAVSRIRRHTAPDSDSDEAAELSVHSSSSDGSDTEASGASWRNERTGPPEGGKAADMSDNIREILDVISQTEEVLFGGEGH, from the exons ATGACCCCCCAAATCCACGCTTCTGGACTAGGGGAGAGAGCCTGCCTCAGGGAGAGGGCTTCACGGGTGCCCAAGGACAAACATCTTAGAATGAGAGTGTGGGCAGCTTCGATGGCTAAGACAGACTCCTGTCCTGCTGCACCAGCAGCCCTGAGCACAGCACTGAGAGG TCGCCGCGCCCCTCCTCGACAGCTCATGGACTTCCAGGCCAGCCACTGGGCCCGCGGGCCCCAGAGCCGCAC GTGTGGGCCGCGCCTGGGATCCCCTGAGCCGCCGCCCCGCCGGCCCTGGGCCTCCAGGGTGCTGCAGGAGGCGACCAACTGGCGGGCGGGGCCTCCGGCCGAGGCCCGAGCCCGGgagcaagagaaaaggaaagcagcaTCGCAGGAGCGGGAGGCCAAGGAGACTGAGCGAAAAAGGCGCAAGGCTGGTGGGGGCCGAAGGAGTCCCCCTGGTCGGCCCCGCCCGGAGCCTCGGAACGCCCCTCGGGTGGCCCAGCCTGCAGGGCTCCCAGCTCCCTCACGGCCGGAGCGCCTGGGGTCCGTGGGGCGACCGCCCCGTCCATCCGCGCAGCCGCAGAGCAATCCAGGGGCGGCGTGGGCGGGGCCCTGGGGAGGTCGGCGGCCAGGGCCTCCCAGCTACGAAGCTCACCTGCTGCTGAGAGGTGCTGCCGGAATGGCCCCGCGACGCCGCTGGGACCGGCCGCCACCCTACGTGGCTCCACCCTCTTACGAAGGCCCCCACAGGACCCTGGGGACTAAGCGAGGACCCGAGCCCTCGCAGGCGCCCGCCTCTTCAACCTCTGCTCCGACCAGGACAGAGGGAGGGTGCACAAAGAAGAGGCTAGATCCTCGGATCTACCGGGACGTCCTAGGGGCCTGGGGTCTCCGTCAGGGCCGGGGTCTCCTGGGGGGATCCCCAGGCTGTGGAACAGCCAGGCCAAGGCTGGAGTCCGGTAAGGTGGCCGCGGAGAGAAGCCTGAGGCTGGCTGCTGCTGGCCTGAAGAGTGGTAGCGACGGACATCCCCACGCCAAAGCTGCTGGGAACCCAGGCACGGAGACAGTTCCTGCGGGGTCTGCACCTGCCACTCCCAGCCCCCCGCGTCCTGCTCCCAGGTCCAGGCCCCATCCCAAGGGCTccggggaagggagagaagggagagaacagAGCTGGCTCCCCAAGTGCTGGATGCCCTCCGTTAAAAAGCAGCCGCCCCGACATAGCCAGACCCTCCCCAGACCCTGGGCTCCGGGAGGCACGGGATGGAGGGAGTCCCTGGGTCATAGAGAGGAGGCCGGACCCGAGACCTTGGAGGGTTGGAAGGCGACCCGCCGCCCCCACACCCTGCCCCGAAGTTCCCGTGGCCCGGCTCGTGGGGAAGGCGTCTTTGTCATTGACGCCACTTGCGTGGTGATACGGTCCCAGTATGTTCCGACCCCTCGAACCCAGCATGTGCAGCTTTTGCCCGCTGGGGTGCCGCGCCTTGTGGGGAATGCCCCCACCCAACTGAAGCCCgacaaggaggagggagagggggccgcggtccctccctccccttgccGAAAGCTGCTGTTGAGCAGTCGCCCTTCACAGCAGCCCGGTGGGGGACGTGGGCTCGAAGCTGAGGGCGGGAAGTCCGCGGACTCCTCACTGGAGGAGCGCGCCTCCCGCATCTTGGGGCTCCCGGTCGGCGAAGTAAACCTGCAGGATCCCCCCACGCAGCCAGGTAGCCCAGAGCACTCAGCCTTAGGCCCAGCGGCTTCGGGAGGCGCGCGCCGTGCCGAGGGCTCGGAGGAAGTGGCTGCGGTCCCGCGGCGCGCAGGCCGGGGCTGGGCGCGGACCCCGGGGCCCTATGCCGGAGCCCTGCGGGAAGCAGTGTCCCGCATCCGCCGCCACACCGCCCCGGACTCCGACTCCGACGAAGCTGCGGAGCTCAGCGTCCATAGCAGCTCTTCTGATGGAAGCGACACAGAAGCCTCGGGCGCCTCCTGGCGGAACGAGCGGACCGGGCCCCCGGAAGGCGGGAAGGCAGCCGATATGAGCGACAATATCCGAGAGATTCTAGATGTCATCAGCCAAACCGAGGAGGTCCTCTTCGGGGGCGAGGGACACTAA
- the DDN gene encoding dendrin isoform X3: MRVWAASMAKTDSCPAAPAALSTALRGRRAPPRQLMDFQASHWARGPQSRTCGPRLGSPEPPPRRPWASRVLQEATNWRAGPPAEARAREQEKRKAASQEREAKETERKRRKAGGGRRSPPGRPRPEPRNAPRVAQPAGLPAPSRPERLGSVGRPPRPSAQPQSNPGAAWAGPWGGRRPGPPSYEAHLLLRGAAGMAPRRRWDRPPPYVAPPSYEGPHRTLGTKRGPEPSQAPASSTSAPTRTEGGCTKKRLDPRIYRDVLGAWGLRQGRGLLGGSPGCGTARPRLESGKVAAERSLRLAAAGLKSGSDGHPHAKAAGNPGTETVPAGSAPATPSPPRPAPRSRPHPKGSGEGREGREQSWLPKCWMPSVKKQPPRHSQTLPRPWAPGGTGWRESLGHREEAGPETLEGWKATRRPHTLPRSSRGPARGEGVFVIDATCVVIRSQYVPTPRTQHVQLLPAGVPRLVGNAPTQLKPDKEEGEGAAVPPSPCRKLLLSSRPSQQPGGGRGLEAEGGKSADSSLEERASRILGLPVGEVNLQDPPTQPGSPEHSALGPAASGGARRAEGSEEVAAVPRRAGRGWARTPGPYAGALREAVSRIRRHTAPDSDSDEAAELSVHSSSSDGSDTEASGASWRNERTGPPEGGKAADMSDNIREILDVISQTEEVLFGGEGH, translated from the exons ATGAGAGTGTGGGCAGCTTCGATGGCTAAGACAGACTCCTGTCCTGCTGCACCAGCAGCCCTGAGCACAGCACTGAGAGG TCGCCGCGCCCCTCCTCGACAGCTCATGGACTTCCAGGCCAGCCACTGGGCCCGCGGGCCCCAGAGCCGCAC GTGTGGGCCGCGCCTGGGATCCCCTGAGCCGCCGCCCCGCCGGCCCTGGGCCTCCAGGGTGCTGCAGGAGGCGACCAACTGGCGGGCGGGGCCTCCGGCCGAGGCCCGAGCCCGGgagcaagagaaaaggaaagcagcaTCGCAGGAGCGGGAGGCCAAGGAGACTGAGCGAAAAAGGCGCAAGGCTGGTGGGGGCCGAAGGAGTCCCCCTGGTCGGCCCCGCCCGGAGCCTCGGAACGCCCCTCGGGTGGCCCAGCCTGCAGGGCTCCCAGCTCCCTCACGGCCGGAGCGCCTGGGGTCCGTGGGGCGACCGCCCCGTCCATCCGCGCAGCCGCAGAGCAATCCAGGGGCGGCGTGGGCGGGGCCCTGGGGAGGTCGGCGGCCAGGGCCTCCCAGCTACGAAGCTCACCTGCTGCTGAGAGGTGCTGCCGGAATGGCCCCGCGACGCCGCTGGGACCGGCCGCCACCCTACGTGGCTCCACCCTCTTACGAAGGCCCCCACAGGACCCTGGGGACTAAGCGAGGACCCGAGCCCTCGCAGGCGCCCGCCTCTTCAACCTCTGCTCCGACCAGGACAGAGGGAGGGTGCACAAAGAAGAGGCTAGATCCTCGGATCTACCGGGACGTCCTAGGGGCCTGGGGTCTCCGTCAGGGCCGGGGTCTCCTGGGGGGATCCCCAGGCTGTGGAACAGCCAGGCCAAGGCTGGAGTCCGGTAAGGTGGCCGCGGAGAGAAGCCTGAGGCTGGCTGCTGCTGGCCTGAAGAGTGGTAGCGACGGACATCCCCACGCCAAAGCTGCTGGGAACCCAGGCACGGAGACAGTTCCTGCGGGGTCTGCACCTGCCACTCCCAGCCCCCCGCGTCCTGCTCCCAGGTCCAGGCCCCATCCCAAGGGCTccggggaagggagagaagggagagaacagAGCTGGCTCCCCAAGTGCTGGATGCCCTCCGTTAAAAAGCAGCCGCCCCGACATAGCCAGACCCTCCCCAGACCCTGGGCTCCGGGAGGCACGGGATGGAGGGAGTCCCTGGGTCATAGAGAGGAGGCCGGACCCGAGACCTTGGAGGGTTGGAAGGCGACCCGCCGCCCCCACACCCTGCCCCGAAGTTCCCGTGGCCCGGCTCGTGGGGAAGGCGTCTTTGTCATTGACGCCACTTGCGTGGTGATACGGTCCCAGTATGTTCCGACCCCTCGAACCCAGCATGTGCAGCTTTTGCCCGCTGGGGTGCCGCGCCTTGTGGGGAATGCCCCCACCCAACTGAAGCCCgacaaggaggagggagagggggccgcggtccctccctccccttgccGAAAGCTGCTGTTGAGCAGTCGCCCTTCACAGCAGCCCGGTGGGGGACGTGGGCTCGAAGCTGAGGGCGGGAAGTCCGCGGACTCCTCACTGGAGGAGCGCGCCTCCCGCATCTTGGGGCTCCCGGTCGGCGAAGTAAACCTGCAGGATCCCCCCACGCAGCCAGGTAGCCCAGAGCACTCAGCCTTAGGCCCAGCGGCTTCGGGAGGCGCGCGCCGTGCCGAGGGCTCGGAGGAAGTGGCTGCGGTCCCGCGGCGCGCAGGCCGGGGCTGGGCGCGGACCCCGGGGCCCTATGCCGGAGCCCTGCGGGAAGCAGTGTCCCGCATCCGCCGCCACACCGCCCCGGACTCCGACTCCGACGAAGCTGCGGAGCTCAGCGTCCATAGCAGCTCTTCTGATGGAAGCGACACAGAAGCCTCGGGCGCCTCCTGGCGGAACGAGCGGACCGGGCCCCCGGAAGGCGGGAAGGCAGCCGATATGAGCGACAATATCCGAGAGATTCTAGATGTCATCAGCCAAACCGAGGAGGTCCTCTTCGGGGGCGAGGGACACTAA
- the DDN gene encoding dendrin isoform X2, translated as MLDGQLFSEGPDSPRELQDEESGSCLWVQKSKLLVIEVKTISCHYSRRAPPRQLMDFQASHWARGPQSRTCGPRLGSPEPPPRRPWASRVLQEATNWRAGPPAEARAREQEKRKAASQEREAKETERKRRKAGGGRRSPPGRPRPEPRNAPRVAQPAGLPAPSRPERLGSVGRPPRPSAQPQSNPGAAWAGPWGGRRPGPPSYEAHLLLRGAAGMAPRRRWDRPPPYVAPPSYEGPHRTLGTKRGPEPSQAPASSTSAPTRTEGGCTKKRLDPRIYRDVLGAWGLRQGRGLLGGSPGCGTARPRLESGKVAAERSLRLAAAGLKSGSDGHPHAKAAGNPGTETVPAGSAPATPSPPRPAPRSRPHPKGSGEGREGREQSWLPKCWMPSVKKQPPRHSQTLPRPWAPGGTGWRESLGHREEAGPETLEGWKATRRPHTLPRSSRGPARGEGVFVIDATCVVIRSQYVPTPRTQHVQLLPAGVPRLVGNAPTQLKPDKEEGEGAAVPPSPCRKLLLSSRPSQQPGGGRGLEAEGGKSADSSLEERASRILGLPVGEVNLQDPPTQPGSPEHSALGPAASGGARRAEGSEEVAAVPRRAGRGWARTPGPYAGALREAVSRIRRHTAPDSDSDEAAELSVHSSSSDGSDTEASGASWRNERTGPPEGGKAADMSDNIREILDVISQTEEVLFGGEGH; from the exons atgCTGGATGGCCAGCTCTTCTCCGAGGGGCCCGATAGCCCCCGGGAGCTCCAGGATGAGGAGTCTGGCAGCTGCCTCTGGGTGCAGAAATCAAAGCTGCTGGTGATCGAAGTGAAGACTATTTCCTGTCATTATAGTCGCCGCGCCCCTCCTCGACAGCTCATGGACTTCCAGGCCAGCCACTGGGCCCGCGGGCCCCAGAGCCGCAC GTGTGGGCCGCGCCTGGGATCCCCTGAGCCGCCGCCCCGCCGGCCCTGGGCCTCCAGGGTGCTGCAGGAGGCGACCAACTGGCGGGCGGGGCCTCCGGCCGAGGCCCGAGCCCGGgagcaagagaaaaggaaagcagcaTCGCAGGAGCGGGAGGCCAAGGAGACTGAGCGAAAAAGGCGCAAGGCTGGTGGGGGCCGAAGGAGTCCCCCTGGTCGGCCCCGCCCGGAGCCTCGGAACGCCCCTCGGGTGGCCCAGCCTGCAGGGCTCCCAGCTCCCTCACGGCCGGAGCGCCTGGGGTCCGTGGGGCGACCGCCCCGTCCATCCGCGCAGCCGCAGAGCAATCCAGGGGCGGCGTGGGCGGGGCCCTGGGGAGGTCGGCGGCCAGGGCCTCCCAGCTACGAAGCTCACCTGCTGCTGAGAGGTGCTGCCGGAATGGCCCCGCGACGCCGCTGGGACCGGCCGCCACCCTACGTGGCTCCACCCTCTTACGAAGGCCCCCACAGGACCCTGGGGACTAAGCGAGGACCCGAGCCCTCGCAGGCGCCCGCCTCTTCAACCTCTGCTCCGACCAGGACAGAGGGAGGGTGCACAAAGAAGAGGCTAGATCCTCGGATCTACCGGGACGTCCTAGGGGCCTGGGGTCTCCGTCAGGGCCGGGGTCTCCTGGGGGGATCCCCAGGCTGTGGAACAGCCAGGCCAAGGCTGGAGTCCGGTAAGGTGGCCGCGGAGAGAAGCCTGAGGCTGGCTGCTGCTGGCCTGAAGAGTGGTAGCGACGGACATCCCCACGCCAAAGCTGCTGGGAACCCAGGCACGGAGACAGTTCCTGCGGGGTCTGCACCTGCCACTCCCAGCCCCCCGCGTCCTGCTCCCAGGTCCAGGCCCCATCCCAAGGGCTccggggaagggagagaagggagagaacagAGCTGGCTCCCCAAGTGCTGGATGCCCTCCGTTAAAAAGCAGCCGCCCCGACATAGCCAGACCCTCCCCAGACCCTGGGCTCCGGGAGGCACGGGATGGAGGGAGTCCCTGGGTCATAGAGAGGAGGCCGGACCCGAGACCTTGGAGGGTTGGAAGGCGACCCGCCGCCCCCACACCCTGCCCCGAAGTTCCCGTGGCCCGGCTCGTGGGGAAGGCGTCTTTGTCATTGACGCCACTTGCGTGGTGATACGGTCCCAGTATGTTCCGACCCCTCGAACCCAGCATGTGCAGCTTTTGCCCGCTGGGGTGCCGCGCCTTGTGGGGAATGCCCCCACCCAACTGAAGCCCgacaaggaggagggagagggggccgcggtccctccctccccttgccGAAAGCTGCTGTTGAGCAGTCGCCCTTCACAGCAGCCCGGTGGGGGACGTGGGCTCGAAGCTGAGGGCGGGAAGTCCGCGGACTCCTCACTGGAGGAGCGCGCCTCCCGCATCTTGGGGCTCCCGGTCGGCGAAGTAAACCTGCAGGATCCCCCCACGCAGCCAGGTAGCCCAGAGCACTCAGCCTTAGGCCCAGCGGCTTCGGGAGGCGCGCGCCGTGCCGAGGGCTCGGAGGAAGTGGCTGCGGTCCCGCGGCGCGCAGGCCGGGGCTGGGCGCGGACCCCGGGGCCCTATGCCGGAGCCCTGCGGGAAGCAGTGTCCCGCATCCGCCGCCACACCGCCCCGGACTCCGACTCCGACGAAGCTGCGGAGCTCAGCGTCCATAGCAGCTCTTCTGATGGAAGCGACACAGAAGCCTCGGGCGCCTCCTGGCGGAACGAGCGGACCGGGCCCCCGGAAGGCGGGAAGGCAGCCGATATGAGCGACAATATCCGAGAGATTCTAGATGTCATCAGCCAAACCGAGGAGGTCCTCTTCGGGGGCGAGGGACACTAA
- the DDN gene encoding dendrin isoform X4 produces MDFQASHWARGPQSRTCGPRLGSPEPPPRRPWASRVLQEATNWRAGPPAEARAREQEKRKAASQEREAKETERKRRKAGGGRRSPPGRPRPEPRNAPRVAQPAGLPAPSRPERLGSVGRPPRPSAQPQSNPGAAWAGPWGGRRPGPPSYEAHLLLRGAAGMAPRRRWDRPPPYVAPPSYEGPHRTLGTKRGPEPSQAPASSTSAPTRTEGGCTKKRLDPRIYRDVLGAWGLRQGRGLLGGSPGCGTARPRLESGKVAAERSLRLAAAGLKSGSDGHPHAKAAGNPGTETVPAGSAPATPSPPRPAPRSRPHPKGSGEGREGREQSWLPKCWMPSVKKQPPRHSQTLPRPWAPGGTGWRESLGHREEAGPETLEGWKATRRPHTLPRSSRGPARGEGVFVIDATCVVIRSQYVPTPRTQHVQLLPAGVPRLVGNAPTQLKPDKEEGEGAAVPPSPCRKLLLSSRPSQQPGGGRGLEAEGGKSADSSLEERASRILGLPVGEVNLQDPPTQPGSPEHSALGPAASGGARRAEGSEEVAAVPRRAGRGWARTPGPYAGALREAVSRIRRHTAPDSDSDEAAELSVHSSSSDGSDTEASGASWRNERTGPPEGGKAADMSDNIREILDVISQTEEVLFGGEGH; encoded by the exons ATGGACTTCCAGGCCAGCCACTGGGCCCGCGGGCCCCAGAGCCGCAC GTGTGGGCCGCGCCTGGGATCCCCTGAGCCGCCGCCCCGCCGGCCCTGGGCCTCCAGGGTGCTGCAGGAGGCGACCAACTGGCGGGCGGGGCCTCCGGCCGAGGCCCGAGCCCGGgagcaagagaaaaggaaagcagcaTCGCAGGAGCGGGAGGCCAAGGAGACTGAGCGAAAAAGGCGCAAGGCTGGTGGGGGCCGAAGGAGTCCCCCTGGTCGGCCCCGCCCGGAGCCTCGGAACGCCCCTCGGGTGGCCCAGCCTGCAGGGCTCCCAGCTCCCTCACGGCCGGAGCGCCTGGGGTCCGTGGGGCGACCGCCCCGTCCATCCGCGCAGCCGCAGAGCAATCCAGGGGCGGCGTGGGCGGGGCCCTGGGGAGGTCGGCGGCCAGGGCCTCCCAGCTACGAAGCTCACCTGCTGCTGAGAGGTGCTGCCGGAATGGCCCCGCGACGCCGCTGGGACCGGCCGCCACCCTACGTGGCTCCACCCTCTTACGAAGGCCCCCACAGGACCCTGGGGACTAAGCGAGGACCCGAGCCCTCGCAGGCGCCCGCCTCTTCAACCTCTGCTCCGACCAGGACAGAGGGAGGGTGCACAAAGAAGAGGCTAGATCCTCGGATCTACCGGGACGTCCTAGGGGCCTGGGGTCTCCGTCAGGGCCGGGGTCTCCTGGGGGGATCCCCAGGCTGTGGAACAGCCAGGCCAAGGCTGGAGTCCGGTAAGGTGGCCGCGGAGAGAAGCCTGAGGCTGGCTGCTGCTGGCCTGAAGAGTGGTAGCGACGGACATCCCCACGCCAAAGCTGCTGGGAACCCAGGCACGGAGACAGTTCCTGCGGGGTCTGCACCTGCCACTCCCAGCCCCCCGCGTCCTGCTCCCAGGTCCAGGCCCCATCCCAAGGGCTccggggaagggagagaagggagagaacagAGCTGGCTCCCCAAGTGCTGGATGCCCTCCGTTAAAAAGCAGCCGCCCCGACATAGCCAGACCCTCCCCAGACCCTGGGCTCCGGGAGGCACGGGATGGAGGGAGTCCCTGGGTCATAGAGAGGAGGCCGGACCCGAGACCTTGGAGGGTTGGAAGGCGACCCGCCGCCCCCACACCCTGCCCCGAAGTTCCCGTGGCCCGGCTCGTGGGGAAGGCGTCTTTGTCATTGACGCCACTTGCGTGGTGATACGGTCCCAGTATGTTCCGACCCCTCGAACCCAGCATGTGCAGCTTTTGCCCGCTGGGGTGCCGCGCCTTGTGGGGAATGCCCCCACCCAACTGAAGCCCgacaaggaggagggagagggggccgcggtccctccctccccttgccGAAAGCTGCTGTTGAGCAGTCGCCCTTCACAGCAGCCCGGTGGGGGACGTGGGCTCGAAGCTGAGGGCGGGAAGTCCGCGGACTCCTCACTGGAGGAGCGCGCCTCCCGCATCTTGGGGCTCCCGGTCGGCGAAGTAAACCTGCAGGATCCCCCCACGCAGCCAGGTAGCCCAGAGCACTCAGCCTTAGGCCCAGCGGCTTCGGGAGGCGCGCGCCGTGCCGAGGGCTCGGAGGAAGTGGCTGCGGTCCCGCGGCGCGCAGGCCGGGGCTGGGCGCGGACCCCGGGGCCCTATGCCGGAGCCCTGCGGGAAGCAGTGTCCCGCATCCGCCGCCACACCGCCCCGGACTCCGACTCCGACGAAGCTGCGGAGCTCAGCGTCCATAGCAGCTCTTCTGATGGAAGCGACACAGAAGCCTCGGGCGCCTCCTGGCGGAACGAGCGGACCGGGCCCCCGGAAGGCGGGAAGGCAGCCGATATGAGCGACAATATCCGAGAGATTCTAGATGTCATCAGCCAAACCGAGGAGGTCCTCTTCGGGGGCGAGGGACACTAA